The Spirosoma sp. SC4-14 DNA window TAAATTAAACAAAATCAAGTAGTTACCTAAAATTTGTCGATAGCTGCTCCGTATTTGTGACTTATCCCCAATGCAACATCGCCCCCAAAAGCCTGTTCTTATTAGGTAGTCTTGTACGTATCTCGGCAAGACGGGGTATGTAACAGACGACTGTTGTTCCATCTGTTCATTTTAATTACTCAACGTATGAACCATTCAATTCGCACGTACTTAAAACAGAGTACGTTTGTTCTACTGCTTGCAGCATCGCCTTTACTTTTTAGCTGCAACGACAATACCCCTGACCCTACTGGCGGAACCGGTACCACCCCTCCCGGCTCAGGCACCAGTACAACACCCGGATCGGGCACATCGACAACGCCCGGATCAGGGACCAGCACAACACCCGGATCGGGCACTAGCACAAATCCTGGCTCCGGCACTCTGGTTGTTGTTTCAACAGTTGAATATATCGGGCAGAAAAATAATCTCAATTTCCTACAGGCTGCCATTGACCGGGCCGGGTTGACCAGCGAGTTCAACAAAGGAAACCTTACGGTTTTTGCCCCTTCAGATGATGCATTCAAAGCTGCGGGTTATGCCAGCGAAGCAGCCGTTTCGGCTGCCCCCGCTGCCGATATTGAGCGTATTCTCCGCTATCATATCGTTAATTCCCGCATCGACCAATCGGCTATACCGACCGCCGTCAATACAACTTATCAAACTGATCTGGCCGATAATCAGCTTTCGGTCTATAAGGTCAGTATGAGCGACATTAGCGTTAACCAGGCCAAAATTGTTGAAGGCGACAACCCGACCACGAACAGTGTTGTTCACATTATCAATCAGGTACTGATGCCTGCCACTGTCAATCTGGTTGCGCTGGCGAAAAACAATGCCAATCTTTCATTCTTCTCGGCCGCTGTTGATCGGGCAGGTTCGAGCGTGCTGGATGTGCTGAACAAAAACACTCAAAACGGCTATACAGTGTTTGCACCAACCAACGATGCCTTCAAAGCGGCTGGCTATGCTGACGAAGCAGCCATCAAAGCGGCCGATCCGAAAGTTCTTGCCGATCTGCTCCTCTATCATGTGCTGACATACAGTGCCTATTCGCAGACCTTCCAGAATGGTGCTACCATTGTAACGGCACAGGGAGGCAGTGTTCAGACGAATGTTAGCAACGGCAAGGTTACCATACTAGGTAAAGGAAATGGTACTAATGCCGCCACAATTACGCAGGCCGATCAGGTAGCTTCCAACGGTGTGCTGCACGTTATTGACCGGGTATTGCTGAGTAAATAACTGAGTTGATTCATTTCGTTAAACAGAGGCCAGCAATCAGTGCTGGCCTCTGTTGCCTTTATACACGCATCGGCGATTTCCTGTATTCGGAGGGCGTTTTCTGGGTATGCTGTTTGAAAAATGTTGTGAAGTAGGCTGCCGAGCCGAAACCTGTTTCGGCCGCAATTTCAGCCATCGATTTATTGGTTTCTTTCAGCATATATTTCGCTTTTTTCAGCCTTACTTCAGCCAGATAATCGCTTACATTCATAGCAAGCAGTGCCTGTACTTTCCGGTAGAGCTGAACGCGCGACAATCCCATTTCGCGGCTAAGCTTTTCAACGCTAAATGTTGGATCGGCCAGGTGTTTTTCAATAAGAGCAGTCAGTTCGTTGAGGAATTTCTTCTCCTGCCGATTGGCCGGCTGCGGCAATAAATCGGCCGAATAACGGCGCTGCCATTTCGCCCGATTGGCCAGCGTGGTACGCAATGTTTCGAGCAGATACGTGCTGTTAAATGGTTTGGTGATATAGGCATCGGCTCCGGCACGGGTTCCTTCGATCCGATTTTCCATCTGCCCTTTCGCAGTCAACAGAATAACCGGAATGTGCGATGTGCGCGAATCTGCCTTTATCCGCTGGGTGAGCTGCAACCCATCCAGAGCAGTGCCATCCAGCATTACATCGCTGATAATCACATCCGGTACAATTTCCAGAACCCGCTCCCATCCGTTTTCACCTGTTTTTTCAACTACTACCTCAAACTCCTGCCCGAGCCGGGTTGCCAGAAACGTACGCAGGTCATCGTTATCTTCAACAATCAATACCGTACTTGCCTGTTTTGGTACATTTACTATCAATTCGCCCGTATCGTCCACTTCTTCGTCCAGCGTCAGTATTCGTGGCCGTATCACCGATGGCGATGCGGGTTTCCCCATCTCATCAGGACTTAAATGCTGATTACCCGTGGGCAACTGAATGGTAAACTCCGTTCCAATTCCTTTCTCCGACTGCACACGAAGTTCGCCCTGATGCAATTGAATAAACTCCATCGAAAGCGCGAGGCCTAAGCCTTTTCCAAGATTGAATGGTTTTGCCCCGCTAAAGAACAAATCGAAGGCATGTTCCTGTTCTTCCGGTGTCATTCCCTCGCCATTATCGCTCACCTGAATCTGTACCCAATTGTCAAGCAACGTTAACCGAACATGAATCAGACCGCCTTTGGGCGTATATTTAAAGGCATTGGATAGCAGGTTAAAGAGAACTTTGTCCAGCTTTTCGGCATCGAACCATACCGGCAGACTGGTTCTTTCGGGTATAAATTGCAGATCGATGCGTTGTTTTTGCGCCTTTCGGGCAAAGTCATGAACAATTTCCCGAACAAAGGCCACCAAATCCTGTTCCGATGCATGCAGCCGCTGCTTACCGGCATCCGTTTTGCGCAGATCCAACATCTGATCCACCAGTCGCAGGAGTCGATAGGCATTTTTTTGCACCAGCCCCAAACTAGTTTTCAACTCATGAGGGCTCACATTCTTTTTCTCCAGCAGATCTTCAGTTGGAGTCAGAATCAGGCTTAGGGGTGTGTTAAATTCGTGGGAAATGTAGGAGTAAAACCGTAGTTTTTCTTCGGTGGCCGCCCGTGCCTGCTGCGATACGGCTTCAATCTGATCTTTCTGATCAAGAATTTCCTGATTCTGCCGTTCGAGCGTTTGGTAAGCGGCCCGTTTCTGGCGAAACAGGTAAAGTGCCCAGGCAGCCAGCGCAATCACAACAATCAGACAGATCAGCGTAAAATAAAGTGTATTTTTTTGGGATGAATACGTTTGCGTGAGTTCTCTGATGCGCCGAATCTGACGGTTGATGTCGGTCTGTTGCGCCATAATCCGCTCATTCTGTAGCTTCATGATGCGTACATTCGTCGAATCGATGAGCGTAATAGGAAGCCGGTTTTCCCGTTTGAACGGTTGTTTATTCAGGATGGCAAGCGCAGTCTGAATGGCTTCTTTACCGCCAGTAGGATATAAGACCGTAGCACTGAGAATACCCCGGTCAACGAGATCGATACCTTCGTTTTTGCCTGGCAAGCCATCGACACCAATAATTTTCACCTGATTAGCTACTCCTGCCTGCTGACAAACCCGATACGCTTTCAGCGCTGTACGGTCATTCTGGGCAAAAATCAGTTGTAGGCCCGGTTTCTCTTGTAGCAACTTAGTCAATTTCCCGGCAAAGGAGTGCGTATCCCAGTCGCCTTCGAGTTTTGTGACCAGCCGGAGGCCCGGATGTTGATGAATAACTTCGATGAAACCGCGATGCCGGTCGATATCGGCCGAAGAGCCCGGCGACTCTCCTATTTCCAGCACATTGCCAGCCCCATGCAACAGAGCGTTTGCATAGATTCCTGCCGTTCGGCCTACCTCAACATTATCGGCACCAACATAAGCCGTATACTCGTCAGACGCGGTACGCCGGTCCAGAATAACGACGGGAATCTGCTGCTGGTAAGCTTTTTCAACAATGGGGGTAATGGGTAGTGCGGCATTGGGCGAAACAATCAGCAAATCGATCTGTTGCCCAATAAGTTTTTGAATCTGTTGTACCTGTTTTGCACTCTGCCCATCGGCATTTTCGACCAATAATTCGATTTCGGGGTTAAAAGACAGCTCGCGGTTCATGTCGTCCAGCATGGTTTTTCGCCAGGTGTCGGCCTCCGTGCGTTGCGAAAAGCCAATCCGAAATGATTTATTTTCAGTTGGCGATGTACACCCCGCCCCTACTAGGCAACAGAATAGAATGGGCCAGGTATTCAGGGAAAGCAAACGCCTACTCAGCAAAGTAAATCGGGACAGAACCCACGAGCAGACGAAATTTATCATAAGCAATAAGCGTACAGGCTTCCTGTATTCAACAAAGATAATGTATAAGTTTTTGGGCACAAATTAGCAACACAACAGGAGAAATCAACTTCACCTAATGGTATTAAAACAAAAGCCCTCCCATTGCTGAGAGAGCTTTTGTGGCAGCACGCATATTGATACGGACTAATTACACGCCTGGGTAGCCAGGGTTTTGGGGGCGGAGGTTCGGGTTATTCAGCATTTCCTGCTTGCCCAGCGGAAACAACAGGTGTTTTTCCTGCAATGCCTGTTTGGAGCTTTGGTTAACGTGTCCAACGAAGTCGTCGAAACCGTTTGTCTGCTCATTATAGACCTTCCGCAAACGAACCATATCGAACCAGGTGATTTGCTCGTAGCACAGTTCATGCCAGCGTTCGCGCCATACGGCTTCGCGGAAGGTCGCCTGTGTGTAGGTACCCAGTGCCGGAGTTGTCAACTGGGCCCGATCCCGAATCCGTTTGAAGGCATCGTAGGCTGCCTGCGTAGGTCCACCTACCTCATTCTGAGCTTCGGCGTATATCAGCAACACTTCGGCATAGCGGATTTGTGGCACATTCAGGTTATTGTTCCGCGTACCCGCTACCCCAAACGTACCATTGGCCGTACGGTTGAAGTGTTTGAAAATATACGGAGCCCCCAGATCGAACGGGGCACCGTTCCCATTCGTGAAGTAGGTAGTATAAAAATACCCTTCCTGATCTTTCGCCCGCAGATCGCCTGCTTCATACGACTTGTAGAACGATGATGTTGGCACCGTACTACCCGTCCCTGATGGACCGTTATAGGTCACCGGTTTAAAATTCGGATACATATTGTCCATTGGATTACCAGCTACCAGCGTGTTGTACTGAAGCATAAACAGGTGTTCAACCTTGTTTTTGTTGCTTTCCTTATGTACATCTTCATACGTTGGAAACAGGTTGATTGTCGACGGATTGGCATTGGCGTAGGTAATCACTTCAAATGCCTTGTCGGCGGCCAGTTTGTAGTACGAAGCCCCCTTGTTGAGCGGCTGACCGGCCATTGTCAGATAAACGCGGGCCAGTTGCGATTTAACCGCAGCCAGGTTCACACGACCACTCACATCCATCCAGGCCAGCCCGGCAGCTTCGGCTGCGGTCAGATCCTCAACAATGAGCTTGTAGACATCTTCCTGTTTAGCACGGGGCGGCTGAAAGTCAGCGGAGTTCGCCGTTTGTGGCTTGGTTACGAGCGGAATATCGCCCCATAGCCGTACTGCCGTAAAATAGGCCGTAGCACGCAGAAACCTGGCTTCGCCCAGAATTTTTGTCTTCTGAGCATCATCCATCGGCGTAATGGCAGGTACTTTATCAAGCAACTGGTTCGCCTGGGCAATAACCCGATACAGGCCATTCCAGTAGTTGACAACGTGCGCCGTATTGCCATCATACACCAGCCCATACAGGTTGTTGAGGTCGGAGTTCTGGGCCGTTTCGGTTGTCGACGTTCCCGTAGGCGCTTCGAGCAGTTGCCAGTTCGACGAGAAAATCCCGGCTCCGTCGCCCATAAACCGCATGTTGTCGTACACAGCGGCCAGGGCTGCTTCGGCATGGTCGGGAATTGTGTAAAAATTGTCGGGAGTCAGATTTGAGGGAGCTTTCTCAACCAGGAAATCCGTACAACCAACGGGGCCAAGCAAAACAGCGCCTAAAACCGCTACCTTACCTATATTTTTTGCGATAAACTTCATTGTAAATGTCTTAAAAAGATTTTGGAGTTAACTATCCTGAACCGCTGTCAAAGGCCATTCCTCATTGTTCAGATTCATCTTTCACCGACAAATGGCCCGTATGACTCATGCCTGGTTAGCTTATAAACCGATCTGCAAACCCACCATATAGGTTGTAGGTTTTGGATAGTTATGCCAGATTTCGCCCTGCGAGAACGCACTGCTATCGTTACCCTGGTTGGTTGGTGTAACTTCTGGATCGCCAATGATTTTGTCGTGAACAGCCAGGAAGAAATTCTGCACCGTTGCATATACCCGCAAGCGATTCACCTTGATCTTGTTGAGCACTTCGGGCGTGAAGGTGTAGCCCAGCAACAGGTTTTTACCACGCAGGAACGAGCCATCTTTCACCCAGTGACTATCTACATTGGTTACGTAACCAGCCCGTGTATCGCGGATTTCGGCAATCGGCGTGTTCTGATTGGTTGGCGTCCATGCATTCAGCACACTTTTGTAGCTGTTGGCCAGTGCCTGGCGGTCTTCGCTGGGGTGAAGGTTCATCAGCAGCACATCGTTTCCGTAGGAGAACTGAAGTTCAAGCGTCAGGTCCAGATTATGATACCGGAAGGTATTGGTCATGGCTCCCCACGATTTTGGGCTACCATTGCCAATAATACTCCGGTCGGCATCCGTAATAGCATGGTCGCCGTTTACGTCCAGATACTTGATATCGCCCGGCAGAATAGTCAGACCGTTCCGATAGCTGGTAAACTTAGCCGCTTCTTCGCGTTCTGCTTCGCTCCAGGTACCCAGACGGGTTAGCCCCCAAAACGAACCAACCGGCTGCCCTACCCGAATGATGTTGGTCTGGTTGGTGAAGTTAGGACCACCTACGCCGAAAATATCCGATGGCGTTGCCAGCGACAGAACTTTGTTGCGGTTGAACGAGATATTGAACGTTGTGCTCCACTGGAAACCTCCCCGGTCGATGTTGACCGTGTTCAGGCCAAACTCAAAGCCGTAGTTCTGCATCGAACCCACATTCCGACGGATGGTTGCATAACCGCTGGTGCGAGGTACAGGGGCATCGAGCAGCATGTCGGTTGTTTTCCGGTAGTAGTAATCAGCCTCCAGATTGACGCGTCCTTTAAACAGACCAATTTCCAGACCCACATCGCTCTGGGCTGTTTTTTCCCAGCGCAGATCGGGGTTGGCCAATCGGCTGATGCCAGTTCCGGTTACTTTGGCATCGTTATAGATCGTAGCATAGTTCGAGCTGAGCAATGACAGCGATGTATAGGGCGGAATTTCAGAGTTACCGGTCAAACCAAAGCTGGTCCGAACTTTCAGGTTCGAGATCACCGGATTGCCTTTCAGGAAATTCTCTTCGGTTACGCGCCAGGCCAGTGCAGCCGACGGGAAGAAAGCAAATTTGTGGTTTTCACCAAACTTCGACGAACCATCGGCCCGGCCCGTTACGGTCAGCAGGTAGCGATCTTTGTAGCCATAATTGATACGACCGAAGTATGAGTTAAAGGCAAACCGCGAAGCATCAGACCCAACCGTTGGTAGCGTACTACCGGCTCCCAGGTTGTTGTAGCCAAAATAGTCCGTTGCAAAATTCCGAACACTGGCACTCATGCTAAAAATGTTCGTTTCCTGCCACGAAATACCCAACAGGCCCGTAAACGAATGGTCGGCACCAAACTGTTTGTTATAGGTCAGGTAGTTTTCCAACGACCAGAAACTCTCTTTCCGGTTGCTGGTCGAAGCGGTTCCGTTTGCGCCGATTTCCAGTGTGCGGGTGCTCGACTGATCGTTCTCCTGCGTCTGGATATTTACACCAAGTACGGTGCGCATTTCCAGCCCTTTCGCCAGATTAAGATTCGTAAACAGGCTACCGATTGTGGTCTGTGTATTCAGAATATACCGACGATCCATCAGCCGGTGCACCGAACTCATCGTTCCTTCGGCATACGGATAATCGCGGTTGTTCGCATAGCTTCCATCGGCATACTTAACCGGCAGGAACGGAAAGTCTTCAACAATCTGCCGGGCAACGGCATCGTTCTGGTCGACAATGTTTTCAGACTGGTTGTTGTAGCTTAGGGTTCCGCCAATTTTCAACCATTTTTTCACCTGATCGTCAATCGTAAACCGACCCGAATAGCGTTTCAGATACGATGTTTTGATCAATCCCTGATCATTCCGGTACCCTACCGACAAGGAATATTGAGTCCGTTCGTTACCACCGCTGAAGTTTAACTGATGGTTCTGCGACAGCTTATTTTGCGTTGCTTCTTTCATCCAGTCGGTATCGTACAGAGGATTCAGATTTGCATCAAAAATCCCAGGGTGGGCTGCGCT harbors:
- a CDS encoding TonB-dependent receptor, giving the protein MQKRLRPQALSARIVRSCLMPNLLLIFCTTFAFATTVTDRKAAPANRFTFSTRIAFDRSIAGRVTDENNAVLPGVSIVVKGTQRGTVTDSEGRYKIDVPNSDATLVFSFVGYLPQEVRVGAQATIDISLKADSKVLDEIVVIGYGTTKKSDLTGAVASVKEAQLQERPAPSLNQALSGRMPGVQVNTNSGRPGGRTTIRIRGFSSINSSNNPLYVVDGVMLPQSTGNQFSSPIDYINPNDIVSVEVLKDASSTAIYGARGANGVILVQTKKGKAGEGRVTYDANFSVNTIGPNRPQVLNAKEYLAVEDLAYANMAKYDPVGWAAGKWSYLDPKVRRAAFSAAHPGIFDANLNPLYDTDWMKEATQNKLSQNHQLNFSGGNERTQYSLSVGYRNDQGLIKTSYLKRYSGRFTIDDQVKKWLKIGGTLSYNNQSENIVDQNDAVARQIVEDFPFLPVKYADGSYANNRDYPYAEGTMSSVHRLMDRRYILNTQTTIGSLFTNLNLAKGLEMRTVLGVNIQTQENDQSSTRTLEIGANGTASTSNRKESFWSLENYLTYNKQFGADHSFTGLLGISWQETNIFSMSASVRNFATDYFGYNNLGAGSTLPTVGSDASRFAFNSYFGRINYGYKDRYLLTVTGRADGSSKFGENHKFAFFPSAALAWRVTEENFLKGNPVISNLKVRTSFGLTGNSEIPPYTSLSLLSSNYATIYNDAKVTGTGISRLANPDLRWEKTAQSDVGLEIGLFKGRVNLEADYYYRKTTDMLLDAPVPRTSGYATIRRNVGSMQNYGFEFGLNTVNIDRGGFQWSTTFNISFNRNKVLSLATPSDIFGVGGPNFTNQTNIIRVGQPVGSFWGLTRLGTWSEAEREEAAKFTSYRNGLTILPGDIKYLDVNGDHAITDADRSIIGNGSPKSWGAMTNTFRYHNLDLTLELQFSYGNDVLLMNLHPSEDRQALANSYKSVLNAWTPTNQNTPIAEIRDTRAGYVTNVDSHWVKDGSFLRGKNLLLGYTFTPEVLNKIKVNRLRVYATVQNFFLAVHDKIIGDPEVTPTNQGNDSSAFSQGEIWHNYPKPTTYMVGLQIGL
- a CDS encoding fasciclin domain-containing protein codes for the protein MNHSIRTYLKQSTFVLLLAASPLLFSCNDNTPDPTGGTGTTPPGSGTSTTPGSGTSTTPGSGTSTTPGSGTSTNPGSGTLVVVSTVEYIGQKNNLNFLQAAIDRAGLTSEFNKGNLTVFAPSDDAFKAAGYASEAAVSAAPAADIERILRYHIVNSRIDQSAIPTAVNTTYQTDLADNQLSVYKVSMSDISVNQAKIVEGDNPTTNSVVHIINQVLMPATVNLVALAKNNANLSFFSAAVDRAGSSVLDVLNKNTQNGYTVFAPTNDAFKAAGYADEAAIKAADPKVLADLLLYHVLTYSAYSQTFQNGATIVTAQGGSVQTNVSNGKVTILGKGNGTNAATITQADQVASNGVLHVIDRVLLSK
- a CDS encoding RagB/SusD family nutrient uptake outer membrane protein, yielding MKFIAKNIGKVAVLGAVLLGPVGCTDFLVEKAPSNLTPDNFYTIPDHAEAALAAVYDNMRFMGDGAGIFSSNWQLLEAPTGTSTTETAQNSDLNNLYGLVYDGNTAHVVNYWNGLYRVIAQANQLLDKVPAITPMDDAQKTKILGEARFLRATAYFTAVRLWGDIPLVTKPQTANSADFQPPRAKQEDVYKLIVEDLTAAEAAGLAWMDVSGRVNLAAVKSQLARVYLTMAGQPLNKGASYYKLAADKAFEVITYANANPSTINLFPTYEDVHKESNKNKVEHLFMLQYNTLVAGNPMDNMYPNFKPVTYNGPSGTGSTVPTSSFYKSYEAGDLRAKDQEGYFYTTYFTNGNGAPFDLGAPYIFKHFNRTANGTFGVAGTRNNNLNVPQIRYAEVLLIYAEAQNEVGGPTQAAYDAFKRIRDRAQLTTPALGTYTQATFREAVWRERWHELCYEQITWFDMVRLRKVYNEQTNGFDDFVGHVNQSSKQALQEKHLLFPLGKQEMLNNPNLRPQNPGYPGV
- a CDS encoding substrate-binding domain-containing protein, encoding MINFVCSWVLSRFTLLSRRLLSLNTWPILFCCLVGAGCTSPTENKSFRIGFSQRTEADTWRKTMLDDMNRELSFNPEIELLVENADGQSAKQVQQIQKLIGQQIDLLIVSPNAALPITPIVEKAYQQQIPVVILDRRTASDEYTAYVGADNVEVGRTAGIYANALLHGAGNVLEIGESPGSSADIDRHRGFIEVIHQHPGLRLVTKLEGDWDTHSFAGKLTKLLQEKPGLQLIFAQNDRTALKAYRVCQQAGVANQVKIIGVDGLPGKNEGIDLVDRGILSATVLYPTGGKEAIQTALAILNKQPFKRENRLPITLIDSTNVRIMKLQNERIMAQQTDINRQIRRIRELTQTYSSQKNTLYFTLICLIVVIALAAWALYLFRQKRAAYQTLERQNQEILDQKDQIEAVSQQARAATEEKLRFYSYISHEFNTPLSLILTPTEDLLEKKNVSPHELKTSLGLVQKNAYRLLRLVDQMLDLRKTDAGKQRLHASEQDLVAFVREIVHDFARKAQKQRIDLQFIPERTSLPVWFDAEKLDKVLFNLLSNAFKYTPKGGLIHVRLTLLDNWVQIQVSDNGEGMTPEEQEHAFDLFFSGAKPFNLGKGLGLALSMEFIQLHQGELRVQSEKGIGTEFTIQLPTGNQHLSPDEMGKPASPSVIRPRILTLDEEVDDTGELIVNVPKQASTVLIVEDNDDLRTFLATRLGQEFEVVVEKTGENGWERVLEIVPDVIISDVMLDGTALDGLQLTQRIKADSRTSHIPVILLTAKGQMENRIEGTRAGADAYITKPFNSTYLLETLRTTLANRAKWQRRYSADLLPQPANRQEKKFLNELTALIEKHLADPTFSVEKLSREMGLSRVQLYRKVQALLAMNVSDYLAEVRLKKAKYMLKETNKSMAEIAAETGFGSAAYFTTFFKQHTQKTPSEYRKSPMRV